From Erigeron canadensis isolate Cc75 chromosome 8, C_canadensis_v1, whole genome shotgun sequence, one genomic window encodes:
- the LOC122578277 gene encoding pentatricopeptide repeat-containing protein At5g46580, chloroplastic, with protein MNLKYLLLRLPVKNVSRFNSRRTPSWNYREICTARCVSPVFHLTDSSRTENCKTRMGILVSGRFVHSGVEASFVSTEEDENAITNEFLSRFVWIMRGKLNEAYADASKKDIDAMLQLIVGKVVTEMDEGRLGENIESASALASEDFSEDLWRTVWEVSHVVLEDMKKAKKKEKMKTYLQSEEVKEMTRFAGEIGIRGDLLRELRFKWAREKMEDSEFYESLERMRQESKELEVEEDTHEDMKPEEETETLEASESDIEGENVVSQGVSLPKRSGKIKFNIYGLDLSKPKWAEMAEQIHEAGAGIWQQELKPITGKCKIVTEKILSLQVDDDPSPLLAEWIELVQPSRVDWITLLDRLKEKNYQVYFKVAENLLDEVSFQADIGDFSQLVDAHVKHNQFTDAERIIKKMNEKGIVPDIITKTSMVHMYNKAGKLDLAKEAFESLKTQGFQPDLKVYNSMIMAYVSAGDHKKVELLLRELEQKSLKPSEDTFLALLKSFSEHGDATGAEKIVGRMVFAGYQPSLKSNTYLVEAYSRVGHTDKAREYFDDIIKLGYKPDDKCIARMIAAYAHKNLLDKGLQLLLQLEKDGIEHGVATYAVLIDWLCKLQLIDEAEDLLGKFGEKGVSPPLDVHISLCDMYARAREEKKALQALGVLEANKEKLRPYDFEKVISALLEGGFGQDAERMHKLMIDQGFKLSEQLTMSLQASQVVGHGRRLRK; from the exons ATGAATCTGAAGTATTTGTTATTAAGACTGCCGGTTAAGAATGTGTCCAGGTTTAACAGTAGACGAACCCCGTCATGGAATTATAGAGAAATTTGCACGGCTCGTTGTGTTTCCCCTGTGTTTCATTTGACTGATAGTTCTAGGACCGAAAACTGTAAAACCCGAATGGGAATTTTAGTATCGGGCAGGTTTGTTCACTCGGGTGTAGAAGCTAGTTTTGTGAGTACGGAGGAAGATGAAAATGCGATTACGAATGAGTTTTTATCGCGGTTTGTGTGGATAATGAGAGGGAAACTTAATGAGGCTTATGCTGATGCTAGTAAGAAAGATATTGATGCTATGCTTCAGCTTATTGTTGGGAAGGTTGTAACGGAAATGGATGAGGGACGACTTGGGGAGAATATCGAGTCTGCGTCAGCTTTGGCTTCTGAGGATTTCAGTGAGGATTTGTGGAGAACGGTTTGGGAGGTTAGCCATGTTGTGTTGGAAGATATGAAGAAGGcgaaaaagaaggaaaaaatgaAGACTTATCTTCAGTCTGAAGAAGTGAAAGAAATGACAAGGTTTGCTGGTGAGATAGGGATTCGAGGGGATTTGTTGAGGGAACTTAGGTTTAAATGGGCTCGTGAGAAAATGGAGGATAGTGAGTTTTATGAGTCGTTGGAGCGTATGCGTCAAGAATCTAAGGAACTAGAAGTAGAAGAAGACACTCATGAAGATATGAAACCAGAAGAAGAAACAGAAACTCTGGAAGCTTCTGAAAGTGATATCGAGGGAGAAAATGTTGTTAGTCAGGGAGTTTCTTTACCAAAAAGAAGTGGAAAGATAAAATTCAATATTTATGGTCTTGATCTTTCGAAACCAAAATGGGCGGAAATGGCTGAACAAATCCATGAGGCTGGAGCTGGTATATGGCAGCAGGAACTCAAGCCTATTACCGGGAAATGCAAGATTGTTACAGAGAAGATACTTTCGTTGCAAGTAGATGATGACCCTTCACCACTACTTGCAGAATGGATTGAGCTAGTACAACCTAGCAGGGTCGACTGGATTACTCTGCTTGATAGATTAAAAGAGAAGAATTATCAAGTGTATTTTAAG GTTGCAGAAAATCTACTTGATGAAGTATCCTTCCAAGCTGATATAGGTGATTTTTCACAACTAGTGGATGCCCATGTCAAGCATAACCAATTTACTGATGCCGAACGAATTATCAAGAAAATGAATGAAAAAGGCATCGTACCCGACATTATAACAAAGACCAGTATGGTTCATATGTACAACAAAGCAGGCAAGCTTGATCTTGCAAAAGAAGCTTTTGAAAGCCTGAAAACTCAAGGGTTCCAACCAGACCTTAAAGTTTACAACTCAATGATTATGGCTTATGTCAGTGCTGGTGATCATAAAAAGGTTGAATTGTTATTGAGAGAATTAGAGCAGAAGAGTTTAAAACCATCAGAAGATACATTTTTAGCATTACTCAAGTCATTTAGTGAGCATGGCGATGCAACTGGAGCAGAAAAAATTGTGGGGAGAATGGTGTTTGCTGGTTATCAACCGAGTCTCAAGTCAAACACGTATCTTGTTGAGGCTTATAGTCGGGTTGGCCACACCGATAAAGCAAGAGAGTATTTTGATGACATTATCAAACTCGGGTACAAACCCGATGACAAGTGTATTGCCAGAATGATTGCAGCTTATGCTCATAAGAATTTATTGGATAAAGGGTTGCAACTCTTACTGCAGCTCGAAAAAGATGGCATTGAGCACGGTGTTGCCACTTATGCTGTGCTTATTGATTGGCTTTGTAAGTTGCAATTGATTGATGAAGCAGAAGACTTATTGGGAAAGTTTGGTGAGAAAGGTGTTTCTCCTCCACTTGATGTTCATATAAGCCTTTGTGATATGTACGCTAGGGCTCGGGAAGAAAAGAAAGCCCTTCAAGCTCTTGGAGTTCTCGAGGCCAATAAGGAGAAATTGAGGCCTTATGATTTTGAGAAAGTTATAAGTGCTCTTTTAGAAGGTGGATTTGGACAAGATGCCGAGAGAATGCATAAATTGATGATAGATCAGGGGTTTAAACTATCTGAGCAGCTGACAATGAGCTTACAAGCTTCTCAAGTAGTGGGTCATGGGAGACGATTGAGGAAGTAG
- the LOC122580080 gene encoding uncharacterized protein LOC122580080, which produces MGSLMAGWDSHIHDPKSIKLNRNKSMTKEGIETYWRSKRNIVQQVDVADDDVLKPCHTFSEGDQKNETKKMYNRSNSLPIKNKSSSIIEASEEGDHEEDQEALFKKRGWWINSRWAFLNEPPVLASETPFRYASQFHVARKHIDNSNNHIATREIRTN; this is translated from the exons ATGGGTTCGTTAATGGCAGGTTGGGATTCTCACATCCATGATCCAAAATCTA tAAAACTAAATAGGAACAAATCGATGACAAAGGAAGGGATTGAAACATATTGGAGATCAAAAAGGAATATTGTCCAACAAGTAGATGTTGCTGATGATGATGTTCTTAAACCTTGTCACACCTTTTCGGAGGGAGATCAG aaaaacgAAACTAAAAAGATGTATAATAGATCGAATTCCCTTCCGATTAAGAACAAAAGTTCGAGTATAATAGAAGCATCAGAAGAGGGTGATCATGAAGAAGACCAGGAGGCACTTTTTAAGAAGCGTggctg GTGGATAAATAGTAGATGGGCGTTTTTGAATGAACCACCGGTGCTTGCATCTGAAACACCATTCCGATATGCTTCACAATTCCATGTTGCTCGTAAACATATTGACAACTCCAACAATCACATTGCGACTCGTGAAATTAGAACTAATTAG